The Clostridium sporogenes genome contains a region encoding:
- a CDS encoding aromatic acid exporter family protein, with product MKFIGYRTLKTAVGATIAMSIAGALGLKYSVSAGIITILSIQNTKRKSLNVAIQRMIACILALAISSILFNLLGHNAIVFGLFLLVFIPLAVKFNLQEGIVVNSVLATHILAEKYVSINLFLNEILLMFIGAGIALLLNLYMPSIEREIREDQLYIEEKMKEILIQMSIALRELSVSLKEDEIFKDLEERLFKAKKRAYINLNNYFLLDVSYYAAYMEMRIQQFETLKKMRQHFQKFFMTYEQTEMIADFTKKVADSLHEENTGEDLLLDLEDLRESFKNMNLPSTREEFENRAMLFQFLNDMEEVLITKNEFKKTIDKLDYETKN from the coding sequence ATGAAATTTATTGGTTATAGAACATTAAAAACAGCAGTTGGAGCTACAATTGCTATGAGTATTGCAGGCGCTTTAGGATTAAAGTACTCAGTATCTGCAGGAATAATTACTATTTTAAGTATTCAAAATACAAAAAGAAAATCATTAAACGTAGCCATTCAAAGGATGATAGCTTGTATATTAGCTTTAGCTATATCCTCAATTTTATTTAACCTGTTAGGTCATAATGCTATAGTTTTTGGATTATTTTTACTTGTATTTATACCTTTAGCAGTTAAATTTAATTTACAGGAAGGAATTGTAGTAAACTCTGTATTAGCAACCCATATATTAGCAGAAAAATATGTGAGTATAAATTTATTTTTAAATGAAATTCTATTAATGTTTATAGGAGCAGGAATTGCTTTATTACTTAATTTATATATGCCAAGTATAGAAAGAGAAATAAGAGAAGATCAATTATATATAGAAGAAAAGATGAAAGAAATACTTATTCAAATGTCCATAGCCTTAAGAGAACTGTCTGTTTCACTTAAGGAAGATGAAATATTTAAGGATTTAGAAGAAAGACTTTTTAAGGCAAAAAAAAGAGCATATATTAATTTAAATAACTATTTTCTTTTAGATGTAAGTTATTATGCAGCTTATATGGAAATGAGAATACAACAATTTGAAACTTTGAAAAAAATGAGACAGCACTTTCAAAAATTTTTTATGACCTATGAGCAGACAGAAATGATAGCAGATTTTACTAAAAAAGTAGCAGATTCTTTGCATGAAGAAAATACAGGAGAGGATTTACTCTTAGATTTAGAGGATTTAAGAGAAAGTTTTAAAAATATGAATTTGCCAAGCACAAGAGAAGAATTTGAGAATAGAGCCATGCTTTTTCAATTTTTAAATGACATGGAAGAAGTTTTAATTACTAAAAATGAATTTAAAAAGACCATAGATAAATTAGATTATGAAACGAAAAATTAA
- a CDS encoding thioredoxin domain-containing protein produces MQNIGKKTNRLIKEKSPYLLQHAHNPVDWYPWGEEAFEKAKIEDKPVFLSIGYSTCHWCHVMERESFEDEDVAEILNNNFISIKVDREERPDVDNIYMSFCQAYTGSGGWPLTILMTPDKKPFFAGTYFPKWGKYNIPGIMDILKSINKLWHEDKSKILESSNRILEQIERFQDNHGEDELEEYIIEEAAQTLIDNFDSKYGGFGTKPKFPTAHYILFLLRYYYFKKDEKVLDVINKTLTSMYKGGIFDHIGFGFSRYSTDNKWLVPHFEKMLYDNALLSMAYTEAYEATKNPLYKVVTEKILNYVKKSMTSEEGGFYSAEDADSEGVEGKFYLWTKKEIIDILGEEDGAFYCKLYDITSRGNFENKNIANLIQTDLKDVDNNKDKLERIREKLFEYREKRIHPHKDDKILTSWNALMIIAFCRAGRSFKNDNYIDIAKQSADFIIKNLMDENGTLYARIRDEERGNEGFIDDYAFFLWALIELYEASFDIYYLKKSIEVADSMIDLFWHKEKGGFYLYSKNSEKLIVRPKEIYDGAMPSGNAVASLALSLLYYITGEDKYKNLVDEQFKFFAANIKSGPMYHLFSVMAYMYNVSPVKEITLAYNEKDEAFYEFINEFNNRYIPFSIITLNDKSNEIEKINKNLKDKAPIKDKTTVYICQNYACREPITDLEKFKSVLSDS; encoded by the coding sequence TTGCAAAATATAGGTAAAAAAACAAATAGATTAATTAAAGAAAAGTCCCCATATCTTCTTCAGCATGCTCATAACCCAGTGGATTGGTATCCTTGGGGGGAAGAAGCTTTTGAAAAAGCAAAGATAGAGGATAAGCCTGTATTTTTAAGTATAGGTTATTCTACTTGTCATTGGTGCCATGTTATGGAAAGAGAGTCCTTTGAGGATGAAGATGTAGCAGAGATTTTAAATAATAATTTTATTTCGATAAAGGTAGATAGAGAAGAAAGACCAGATGTAGATAATATATACATGAGTTTTTGCCAAGCATATACAGGTAGTGGGGGATGGCCTTTAACCATACTTATGACTCCAGATAAAAAGCCTTTTTTTGCAGGGACTTATTTCCCAAAATGGGGAAAGTATAATATACCTGGAATTATGGATATTTTGAAATCCATAAATAAGCTTTGGCATGAAGATAAAAGTAAGATATTAGAATCTAGTAATAGAATTTTAGAACAAATAGAAAGATTTCAGGATAATCATGGAGAAGATGAACTTGAAGAATATATTATTGAAGAAGCCGCTCAAACTCTAATAGATAATTTTGATAGCAAATATGGTGGCTTTGGTACAAAACCTAAATTTCCTACAGCTCATTATATATTATTTTTATTAAGATACTATTATTTTAAAAAGGATGAAAAAGTGCTAGATGTTATAAATAAAACCTTAACTAGTATGTATAAAGGTGGTATATTTGATCATATAGGTTTTGGATTTTCAAGATATTCTACAGATAATAAGTGGCTCGTACCTCACTTTGAAAAAATGCTTTATGATAATGCGCTCTTATCTATGGCTTATACAGAAGCTTATGAGGCTACAAAGAATCCTTTATATAAAGTTGTAACAGAAAAAATATTGAACTATGTAAAAAAATCTATGACTAGTGAAGAGGGAGGATTTTATTCTGCAGAGGATGCAGATTCTGAAGGAGTAGAAGGGAAATTTTATCTATGGACTAAAAAAGAAATAATAGATATTTTAGGAGAAGAGGACGGAGCGTTTTACTGTAAACTTTATGATATAACATCCAGAGGAAATTTTGAAAACAAAAATATAGCTAATCTTATACAGACTGACTTAAAGGATGTTGATAATAATAAAGATAAATTAGAAAGAATTAGAGAAAAGTTATTTGAGTATAGAGAAAAAAGAATACATCCTCACAAAGATGATAAAATATTAACTTCATGGAATGCTTTAATGATAATAGCTTTTTGTAGAGCAGGTAGAAGTTTTAAAAATGACAACTATATAGACATAGCAAAACAATCAGCAGATTTTATAATAAAAAACTTAATGGATGAAAATGGAACATTATATGCAAGAATTAGAGATGAAGAAAGAGGGAATGAAGGATTTATAGATGATTATGCTTTCTTTTTATGGGCACTTATAGAATTATACGAAGCAAGTTTTGATATTTATTATTTAAAAAAATCTATAGAAGTTGCTGATAGCATGATAGATTTATTCTGGCATAAAGAAAAGGGTGGATTTTACTTATACAGCAAGAATAGTGAAAAGCTCATAGTAAGACCAAAGGAAATCTATGATGGAGCTATGCCCTCAGGAAATGCTGTAGCATCTTTAGCATTGAGTTTACTTTACTATATTACAGGAGAAGATAAGTATAAAAATCTAGTGGATGAACAATTTAAGTTTTTTGCAGCAAATATAAAAAGTGGACCAATGTATCACTTATTTTCTGTAATGGCTTATATGTATAATGTATCACCTGTAAAGGAAATAACATTAGCTTATAATGAAAAAGATGAAGCTTTTTATGAATTTATAAATGAATTCAATAATAGATATATACCTTTTTCAATAATAACCTTAAATGATAAAAGTAATGAAATAGAAAAAATAAATAAAAATTTAAAAGATAAAGCTCCTATAAAAGATAAAACCACAGTTTATATATGCCAAAACTATGCTTGTAGAGAACCTATAACAGATTTAGAAAAATTTAAATCTGTATTATCTGATTCTTAG
- a CDS encoding glycosyl hydrolase family 18 protein: protein MKKVFKRIFPISLILVMLFLFIPITNVFAISNSSDKILVGYWHNFDNGTGIIRLKDVSTKWDVVNVAFGESIGDRATIEFSPEIGTDQEFKKDIAYLNSIGKKVVLSIGGQNGVVLLPDEDAKKNFIDSMISLIDKYGFNGIDIDLESGINLINNDKDFKNPKTPQIVNLISAVRDICNHYGPDFILSMAPETAYVQGGYVAYAGNWGAYLPIIHGLRDKLTYIHVQHYNAGGNTALDGNNYTQGTADYEVAMAEMLLQGFPVAGNADNIFPPLKQEQVVIGLPACPSAAPSGGYIKPSEMKKALDYLMKGIPYGGKYKLVNSNGYPAFKGLMTWSINWDAKSNYEFSTNYREYFDNFKQPPVTEKPSVPTGLKGEAISKSQINITWNLALGATSYDLKVDGNIINNVNNPYKHINLKPGSMHSYEVRAVNSVGNSEWSKAILVQSKSESDVEKWGVSILYKAGDIVSYEGINYRCIQTHTSLIGWEPINTPTLWEKTN, encoded by the coding sequence ATGAAAAAAGTGTTTAAAAGGATATTTCCAATCTCTTTAATATTAGTTATGTTATTTTTGTTTATTCCTATAACTAATGTATTTGCTATCTCAAATTCTTCTGACAAAATATTGGTAGGATATTGGCATAATTTTGACAATGGTACTGGAATTATTAGACTGAAGGATGTATCTACTAAGTGGGATGTAGTAAATGTAGCTTTTGGAGAATCTATAGGGGATAGAGCTACTATAGAATTTTCACCAGAAATAGGAACTGATCAGGAATTTAAAAAAGACATTGCATATCTTAATAGCATAGGAAAAAAAGTTGTTCTTTCTATTGGAGGGCAAAATGGGGTAGTATTATTACCCGATGAAGATGCAAAAAAGAATTTTATAGATTCTATGATATCTTTGATTGATAAGTATGGATTTAACGGCATAGATATTGATCTTGAATCTGGGATAAATTTAATAAATAATGATAAAGATTTTAAGAATCCTAAAACTCCACAAATTGTAAATCTTATATCTGCTGTTAGAGATATATGTAACCATTATGGTCCAGATTTTATATTAAGTATGGCGCCTGAAACAGCATATGTACAAGGTGGATATGTGGCTTATGCAGGAAATTGGGGAGCTTATTTACCAATAATACATGGATTAAGAGACAAACTTACTTATATTCATGTACAGCATTATAATGCGGGAGGAAATACAGCACTTGATGGAAACAATTATACACAGGGAACAGCAGATTATGAGGTGGCAATGGCAGAAATGTTATTACAAGGCTTTCCTGTAGCAGGGAATGCAGATAATATATTTCCACCATTAAAGCAAGAACAGGTGGTAATAGGTTTACCCGCTTGTCCGTCAGCTGCTCCAAGTGGAGGATATATTAAACCTAGCGAAATGAAAAAAGCTTTGGACTATCTTATGAAAGGAATTCCTTATGGAGGAAAGTATAAACTTGTAAATAGTAATGGATATCCAGCTTTTAAAGGATTAATGACATGGTCAATTAATTGGGATGCAAAAAGTAATTATGAATTTTCAACAAATTATAGAGAGTATTTTGATAATTTTAAGCAACCACCAGTAACTGAGAAACCATCTGTACCAACAGGTTTAAAGGGAGAAGCTATAAGTAAGTCACAAATAAATATAACATGGAATTTAGCACTTGGAGCAACTAGCTATGATTTAAAAGTTGATGGGAACATAATAAATAATGTGAATAATCCATACAAACATATTAATCTTAAACCAGGCTCTATGCATAGCTATGAGGTAAGGGCTGTGAATTCAGTAGGGAATAGCGAATGGAGTAAAGCTATATTAGTACAAAGCAAATCTGAATCTGATGTGGAAAAGTGGGGAGTAAGTATTTTATATAAAGCTGGAGACATTGTAAGTTATGAAGGAATTAATTACAGATGCATACAGACACATACTTCTCTAATAGGATGGGAACCTATAAATACTCCTACCCTTTGGGAAAAAACAAACTAG
- a CDS encoding CPBP family intramembrane glutamic endopeptidase: MNIDIPIIKNKSVQLVIITSIVLMCCAIMGIVDAIIKPSYAVKSAIKIILFLGCPLVYSHLTKQLSLKKLFCFKKQSFFMSLFLGMGVFIVIIGTYFSLRNVLDLSGITIALESNISVSKNNFVFVSLYISFINSLLEEFFFRGFAFLSLKKFTSRPLAYSISSIAFALYHIAMMIGWFSIVTFVLVMIGLVVGGIIFNFLNEKNEDIYSSWMVHMFANFAINVIGFILFGIF; the protein is encoded by the coding sequence ATGAATATAGATATACCAATAATAAAAAACAAATCTGTACAATTAGTTATAATTACTTCTATTGTCCTGATGTGCTGTGCCATTATGGGTATCGTGGATGCTATAATTAAACCCAGCTATGCTGTGAAATCTGCAATTAAAATCATTTTATTTTTAGGGTGTCCCTTGGTATATTCTCATCTGACCAAGCAGTTATCCTTAAAAAAATTGTTTTGTTTTAAAAAACAAAGCTTTTTTATGTCATTGTTCCTTGGCATGGGAGTTTTTATTGTTATAATAGGTACATATTTTTCCTTAAGAAATGTATTGGATTTGTCTGGAATTACAATTGCTCTGGAAAGTAATATAAGTGTTAGTAAAAATAACTTCGTGTTTGTCTCCTTATATATCTCCTTTATTAATTCGCTCCTTGAAGAATTCTTTTTTCGTGGTTTCGCTTTTTTGTCGCTGAAAAAATTTACCTCACGGCCTTTAGCATACAGTATCAGTTCCATAGCTTTTGCCTTATATCACATTGCAATGATGATTGGATGGTTCTCTATAGTTACCTTTGTGTTGGTAATGATAGGACTAGTAGTAGGTGGAATTATATTTAACTTTTTAAATGAGAAAAATGAAGATATATACTCCTCCTGGATGGTACATATGTTTGCTAACTTTGCAATTAATGTAATAGGATTTATTTTATTTGGAATATTTTGA
- a CDS encoding protein kinase gives MEKQEYYIELNNKAERMLRKGEFLGSGHNGIVYLLPDKKAIKIFKEKKVCKKEREILQKTNNSKYFPKVYDYGDYFILREYIRGERLDHYIKQNGINKRLTHNIIKLIKEFERLKFKKLDIRCKDIYVDKKCKLRIIDPKNNYSKTVIYPRHLMKGLNKLKVLDEFLLQVKKEDQKYYDLWSIRMQDYLKKGIK, from the coding sequence ATGGAAAAACAAGAATATTATATAGAATTGAATAATAAAGCAGAAAGGATGCTTAGAAAAGGAGAGTTTTTAGGTAGTGGTCATAACGGTATAGTATATCTATTACCAGACAAAAAAGCAATCAAAATCTTTAAAGAAAAAAAAGTATGTAAAAAAGAAAGAGAAATTTTACAAAAAACTAATAATAGTAAATATTTTCCCAAAGTATATGATTATGGGGACTACTTTATATTAAGGGAGTACATAAGGGGAGAAAGATTGGATCACTATATAAAACAAAATGGAATTAACAAAAGATTAACCCATAATATAATTAAACTTATAAAAGAGTTTGAAAGATTAAAATTTAAAAAATTAGATATAAGATGCAAAGATATTTATGTGGATAAGAAATGCAAGCTAAGAATAATAGACCCTAAAAATAATTATTCTAAAACTGTTATATATCCAAGACATTTAATGAAAGGATTAAATAAACTTAAAGTATTAGATGAATTTTTGCTCCAGGTTAAAAAGGAAGATCAAAAATATTATGATTTATGGAGTATTAGAATGCAAGATTACCTAAAAAAAGGGATAAAATAA
- a CDS encoding DUF6923 family protein has protein sequence MAATIRGVVFDDLNNNGTLNPGEPGIPNAYVVIRDPNGVCTTVQTNASGVYIFSNLNLAGNYTVYETAINPGATCPPTNFGQPAGFTNSSTFRTQTINVTQTQIDNNSTINGRNYGHDNPETFTCRPIGYQVAVPPSAANSEFVEVNLVTGKYNIINPDMGVRINPIAYNVLDNMIYGTIGTTNNLTRISRDGSRTNFGAITGLPNVFYTTGDIDNQGNLYIYINDTATFYKVDLNQNSATFGQVLNSVPITPISVSDWSWNPIDGQLYGVTFDGIAVRVNPVSGNVTNLTTVGVPGVSSYGATFIDASGTLYAINNATGRVYRIIISGNNATGERFSQAVPTSINDGAMCHNSLIEIDFGDAPDPTSGTGIDNYNTLLANNGPRHQIINQLTLGTQVTAEIDAYANLTTDATGDDILQGIQDDGTTLPLMSLLVTDTNYSLTVDVVNNTGLPANVYGWIDFNKNGVFQGNEATPVVVVPSVPGVQQVVLNFTVPVGVNLEPDHTFVRVRVTTDQLINQNSSQTAEDTRSIGPASDGEVEDYYLQIDPAADISVVKTANPNPVIPGEVLTYKIDVVNAGPSDAENVVLDDEIPLTIKEPEFSIDGGATFNPWPTIYDIGTLLAGEIRTILIRGTVASSATGIISNSANVISSTPDPDLNNNTSIVNTEVNALADISVVKTASPNPVNQGETLTYTIDVINAGPADAQNVVLDDIIPPEIIGAEFSTDGGITFSPWPGSFDIGTLSNGETRTVLIRGTVSPSAIGIISNTAGVISSTPDPDLDNNMSTIDTEINTADISVIKTSDLNPTFRGQILTYTIRVSNAGPADAQNVVLTDAIPPEIVGPEFSVDGGVTFNPWPGSFNIGTLLNGETSTILIRGTVAASASGIISNTAEVTSTTPDPNPDNNTSTVDIEVNALADISVIKTGSPNPVISGETLTYTIDVSNFGPSLAENVTLSDVIPPEIIGAEFSTDGGVTFNPWAGSLDLGTLLNGETRTILIRGTVAPVAPGFITNTADITSTTPDPNPSNNTSTVDIEVNGSTQVADVGVFKSVEMNPVTPGETVVYPIEVSNFGPADAQNVVLTDAISPEIIGAEFSTDGGVTFNPWPGSLDIGTLPAGETRNILIRGTVSPSAIGIISNTAEVSSTTEDPNPSNNASTVDVIVVPSADVSVAKTAAPNPVIPGEMLVYTINVSNAGPSNAQNVVLTDFISPDIIGEEFSIDGGVTFNPWPGSFDIGTLLSGGTRTILIRGTVSSSATVTITNTANITSSTPDPNLDNNESTIITEVNALADISVIKTGTPNPIVTGEILTYTIDVTNAGPADAQNVILNDEISPNVIAPEFSIDGGVNFNPWPTIYVIGTLAAGETRTILIRGTVSPSATGVISNTASVISSTPDPNLDNNTSTVDTEISALADISVVKTGSANPVKPGEILTYTIDVSNAGPADARNVVLDDAISPEIIAPEFSIDGGVTFNPWPIIYVIGTLPAGETRTILIRGTVSPSATGVITNTAVVISSIPDPNPNNNESTVNTEVSAVVSADVSVVKTAITKQVRPGDTVVYTIVVSNAGPSDAQNVVLTDTIPPEIISPEFSIDGGLTFNTWPGSLDIGTLPAGASRTIIIRGKVVSSSTKCKCITTITNTARVTSTTPDLELNNNTSTATIKVCRCFIVCFKCRCCNKCKPDCKNEH, from the coding sequence ATGGCTGCAACAATTAGAGGAGTAGTTTTTGATGACTTAAATAATAATGGTACATTGAATCCAGGGGAACCAGGAATACCTAACGCCTATGTGGTTATACGTGATCCTAACGGGGTATGTACAACTGTTCAAACCAATGCATCTGGAGTATATATCTTTTCAAATCTTAATTTAGCAGGGAACTATACTGTTTATGAAACTGCTATAAATCCAGGCGCTACTTGTCCACCAACAAATTTTGGGCAACCAGCAGGGTTTACAAATTCCAGTACTTTTAGAACACAAACAATAAATGTAACTCAAACCCAGATAGATAATAACTCTACTATTAACGGTAGAAATTATGGTCATGATAATCCGGAAACTTTTACTTGTAGGCCCATTGGATATCAAGTGGCTGTACCACCCTCAGCTGCAAATAGCGAATTTGTAGAAGTAAATTTAGTAACAGGTAAATACAATATAATAAATCCAGATATGGGAGTTAGGATAAATCCTATAGCATATAATGTTTTAGATAACATGATATATGGTACAATAGGCACTACCAATAATTTAACAAGAATTTCAAGGGATGGAAGTAGAACAAATTTTGGTGCTATTACGGGATTGCCAAATGTATTTTATACAACAGGGGATATAGATAATCAAGGTAATTTGTATATATATATAAATGATACAGCAACTTTTTATAAGGTTGATTTAAATCAAAACTCTGCTACTTTTGGTCAAGTTTTAAATTCTGTACCAATAACCCCTATCAGTGTATCTGATTGGTCATGGAATCCAATTGATGGGCAATTATATGGTGTAACTTTTGATGGAATAGCAGTAAGGGTGAATCCTGTTAGTGGTAATGTTACTAATTTAACGACAGTAGGGGTACCAGGGGTATCTTCCTATGGAGCTACCTTTATAGATGCATCAGGAACTTTATATGCTATAAACAACGCTACAGGGAGAGTCTATCGTATAATAATTTCGGGAAACAATGCAACTGGTGAAAGATTTTCTCAGGCTGTACCAACCAGTATAAATGATGGGGCTATGTGTCATAATTCATTAATTGAAATAGATTTTGGTGATGCTCCAGATCCAACTTCAGGAACTGGAATAGATAATTATAATACACTACTTGCTAACAATGGACCTAGACATCAAATAATAAACCAATTAACTTTAGGAACTCAAGTAACAGCTGAAATTGATGCTTATGCAAATTTAACTACAGATGCTACAGGAGATGATATACTACAGGGTATACAAGATGATGGTACTACTTTACCACTTATGTCATTATTGGTAACAGATACCAATTACTCCTTAACAGTAGATGTAGTAAATAACACAGGATTACCAGCCAATGTATATGGATGGATAGATTTTAATAAAAATGGTGTATTCCAGGGAAATGAGGCTACACCAGTTGTAGTAGTACCATCAGTTCCAGGGGTGCAGCAAGTAGTATTAAACTTTACAGTACCTGTAGGGGTTAATTTAGAACCAGATCATACCTTCGTAAGAGTTAGAGTTACAACTGACCAGCTAATAAATCAAAATTCCTCACAAACGGCTGAGGATACGAGGAGTATAGGACCAGCATCAGATGGAGAAGTTGAAGATTATTATTTGCAAATAGATCCAGCGGCAGATATATCTGTAGTTAAAACAGCAAATCCAAACCCAGTAATACCAGGAGAAGTATTAACTTATAAAATTGATGTGGTGAATGCAGGACCATCAGATGCTGAAAATGTTGTTTTAGATGATGAAATTCCACTTACTATAAAAGAACCAGAATTCTCCATAGATGGAGGAGCAACCTTTAATCCATGGCCAACGATTTATGATATAGGAACATTATTAGCGGGTGAAATAAGAACTATTTTAATAAGAGGAACAGTAGCATCATCTGCCACAGGGATTATAAGTAATAGTGCAAATGTAATTTCATCAACACCAGATCCAGATCTAAATAACAATACATCAATAGTAAATACAGAAGTTAATGCATTAGCGGATATTTCAGTTGTAAAAACGGCAAGTCCAAACCCAGTAAATCAAGGAGAAACATTAACCTATACAATTGATGTAATAAATGCAGGACCAGCAGATGCCCAGAATGTTGTTTTGGATGATATCATTCCACCTGAAATTATTGGAGCAGAATTTTCAACAGATGGAGGAATAACCTTTAGTCCATGGCCAGGAAGTTTTGATATAGGAACATTATCAAATGGCGAAACAAGAACTGTTTTAATAAGAGGAACAGTGTCACCATCAGCAATAGGTATTATAAGTAATACCGCAGGGGTAATTTCATCTACACCTGACCCCGACTTGGATAACAATATGTCAACAATAGATACTGAAATTAATACAGCAGATATTAGTGTTATAAAAACATCAGATTTAAATCCAACATTCCGAGGACAGATACTAACTTATACAATTAGAGTATCAAATGCAGGACCAGCAGATGCCCAAAATGTGGTTTTAACGGATGCTATTCCACCTGAAATTGTAGGACCAGAATTTTCAGTAGATGGAGGGGTAACCTTTAATCCATGGCCAGGAAGTTTTAATATAGGAACATTATTAAATGGTGAAACAAGCACTATTTTAATAAGAGGGACAGTAGCGGCATCAGCTTCAGGAATTATATCTAATACTGCTGAGGTAACATCAACAACACCAGATCCTAATCCGGATAACAACACATCAACAGTAGATATAGAAGTTAATGCTTTAGCAGATATTTCAGTTATAAAAACAGGAAGTCCAAATCCAGTAATATCAGGAGAGACTTTGACCTATACAATTGATGTATCAAACTTTGGGCCATCCCTTGCAGAAAATGTTACTTTAAGTGATGTTATTCCACCTGAAATAATAGGAGCAGAATTCTCAACAGATGGAGGAGTAACCTTTAATCCATGGGCAGGAAGTCTTGATCTTGGAACATTATTAAATGGTGAAACAAGAACTATCTTAATAAGAGGAACAGTAGCTCCAGTAGCTCCAGGTTTCATAACTAATACTGCAGATATAACATCAACAACACCAGATCCTAATCCAAGTAATAACACATCAACAGTAGATATAGAAGTTAATGGATCTACTCAAGTAGCAGATGTTGGAGTTTTTAAATCAGTAGAGATGAATCCGGTAACTCCAGGAGAGACGGTAGTTTATCCTATTGAAGTATCAAATTTTGGACCAGCAGATGCTCAAAATGTTGTTTTAACGGATGCTATTTCACCTGAAATAATAGGAGCAGAATTCTCAACAGATGGAGGAGTAACCTTTAATCCATGGCCAGGAAGTCTTGATATAGGAACATTGCCAGCTGGTGAGACAAGAAATATTTTAATAAGAGGAACAGTGTCACCATCAGCTATAGGGATTATAAGTAATACTGCAGAGGTAAGTTCAACAACAGAAGATCCTAATCCAAGCAATAACGCATCTACAGTAGATGTAATAGTTGTGCCATCAGCAGATGTTTCAGTTGCAAAAACAGCAGCTCCAAATCCAGTAATACCAGGAGAGATGCTAGTTTATACAATTAATGTATCAAATGCAGGACCATCAAATGCCCAGAATGTTGTTTTAACGGATTTCATTTCACCTGATATTATAGGAGAAGAATTCTCAATAGATGGAGGAGTAACCTTTAATCCATGGCCAGGAAGTTTTGATATAGGAACATTACTGAGTGGTGGAACAAGAACTATATTGATAAGAGGAACAGTGTCATCATCAGCTACAGTAACTATAACTAATACTGCAAATATAACTTCATCAACACCAGATCCTAATTTGGACAATAATGAATCTACAATAATTACAGAAGTTAATGCATTAGCAGATATTTCAGTTATAAAAACAGGAACTCCAAACCCAATAGTAACAGGAGAAATATTAACTTATACAATTGATGTGACAAATGCAGGACCAGCAGATGCCCAAAATGTTATTTTGAATGATGAAATCTCACCTAATGTTATAGCACCAGAATTTTCAATAGATGGAGGGGTAAACTTTAATCCATGGCCAACAATTTATGTTATAGGAACATTAGCAGCTGGTGAAACAAGAACTATATTAATAAGAGGAACAGTATCACCATCAGCAACAGGAGTTATAAGTAATACTGCAAGTGTAATTTCATCAACACCAGATCCTAATTTAGATAATAACACATCAACAGTAGATACAGAAATTAGTGCTTTAGCAGATATTTCAGTTGTAAAGACAGGAAGCGCAAATCCGGTAAAGCCGGGAGAAATATTAACTTACACAATTGATGTATCAAATGCAGGACCAGCAGATGCCCGAAATGTTGTTTTGGATGATGCCATTTCGCCTGAAATTATAGCGCCAGAATTTTCGATAGATGGGGGAGTAACCTTTAATCCATGGCCAATAATTTATGTTATAGGAACATTACCAGCTGGCGAAACAAGAACTATATTAATAAGAGGAACAGTGTCACCATCAGCTACAGGAGTTATAACCAATACTGCAGTTGTAATTTCATCAATACCAGATCCTAATCCAAACAATAATGAATCTACAGTAAATACAGAAGTTAGTGCTGTTGTATCAGCAGATGTTTCGGTTGTAAAAACAGCAATCACAAAGCAAGTAAGGCCAGGAGATACTGTAGTTTATACAATTGTAGTATCCAATGCAGGACCATCAGATGCCCAAAATGTTGTTTTAACGGATACTATTCCACCTGAAATTATAAGTCCAGAATTTTCAATAGATGGAGGATTAACCTTTAATACATGGCCAGGAAGTCTTGATATAGGAACATTACCAGCTGGAGCTTCAAGGACTATAATAATAAGAGGTAAAGTAGTATCATCAAGTACAAAATGTAAATGTATAACTACTATAACTAATACCGCAAGAGTAACTTCAACAACACCAGATCTAGAGCTAAATAATAACACATCAACTGCCACTATAAAGGTTTGCAGATGTTTTATAGTTTGTTTTAAATGTCGTTGCTGTAATAAGTGCAAACCTGATTGTAAGAATGAACATTAA